In Streptomyces ambofaciens ATCC 23877, a single genomic region encodes these proteins:
- a CDS encoding ArsR/SmtB family transcription factor, which translates to MTDSELTHPRAEELEVGPILLALADANRRRVVAQLAEQPNEERLCASFDLPVGKSSRTRHWRVLREAGLVYQRDAGNGLYLRLRKEDLDRRFPGLIQAVIAAS; encoded by the coding sequence ATGACGGACAGCGAGTTGACGCACCCTCGCGCTGAGGAGTTGGAGGTGGGGCCCATCCTTTTGGCGCTGGCCGACGCGAACCGGCGTCGAGTCGTTGCGCAACTAGCTGAACAGCCAAATGAAGAGCGGCTGTGCGCTTCCTTCGACCTGCCAGTAGGCAAGTCCAGCCGAACACGTCACTGGCGAGTGCTCCGCGAGGCAGGGCTGGTGTATCAGCGTGACGCCGGGAACGGTCTGTACCTGCGCCTCCGAAAGGAGGACCTGGATCGCCGATTCCCCGGCCTGATTCAGGCCGTGATCGCTGCAAGCTAG
- a CDS encoding SDR family oxidoreductase, protein MSSGARVALLARGRAGLDAVAADVRAAGGQALPIATDMAEWEQVDRAARHVEEEFGPVDVWVNNAFTAAFGRFTDVSPDDFLQATRSTYLGYVHGTRAALDRMVPRDRGTVVQVGSALAYRGIPLQSAYCGAKHAIQGFTESVRCELLHDKSAVRVTMVQMPAVNTPQFTWLRTHLPRHAQPVPPIYQPELAARAVLRAADHPRRREYWVGTSTALTLLANAVVPGLLDHYLARTGFDSQQTDARPQPQGHGNLFAPADENTDYGAHGVFDDQAHTFDPQVWASRHRVGKAMAAAGLAGAGYALLRRRARR, encoded by the coding sequence ATCAGCAGCGGCGCCCGAGTGGCGCTGCTCGCCCGGGGCCGGGCGGGACTCGACGCGGTGGCGGCCGACGTACGGGCGGCCGGCGGGCAGGCGCTGCCCATCGCCACCGACATGGCCGAATGGGAGCAGGTCGACCGGGCCGCCCGTCACGTCGAGGAAGAGTTCGGTCCGGTCGATGTCTGGGTGAACAACGCCTTCACGGCGGCCTTCGGCAGATTCACCGACGTGTCCCCCGACGATTTCCTGCAAGCGACCAGGTCGACGTATCTCGGCTACGTGCACGGCACCCGGGCGGCGCTGGACCGCATGGTGCCCAGGGACCGGGGCACCGTCGTGCAGGTCGGCTCCGCGCTCGCCTACCGCGGCATTCCGTTGCAGAGCGCGTACTGCGGAGCCAAGCACGCCATCCAGGGCTTCACCGAGTCGGTGCGCTGCGAACTGCTGCATGACAAGTCGGCGGTTCGCGTCACCATGGTGCAGATGCCGGCCGTCAACACCCCGCAGTTCACGTGGCTGCGCACGCACCTGCCGCGCCACGCCCAGCCGGTGCCGCCGATCTACCAGCCGGAGCTGGCCGCACGCGCCGTGCTGCGCGCCGCGGACCACCCCCGGCGACGTGAGTACTGGGTCGGGACGTCCACAGCACTGACGCTGCTGGCCAACGCTGTCGTGCCCGGATTGCTCGACCACTATCTGGCGCGCACTGGTTTCGACTCCCAGCAGACCGACGCCCGCCCGCAGCCTCAGGGGCACGGCAACCTCTTTGCACCGGCGGACGAGAATACGGACTACGGAGCCCACGGCGTGTTCGACGACCAGGCCCACACCTTCGACCCGCAGGTGTGGGCGAGCCGTCATCGCGTGGGCAAGGCGATGGCCGCCGCGGGACTTGCCGGTGCGGGCTACGCGCTGCTGCGCCGCCGAGCCAGGCGCTGA
- a CDS encoding PLP-dependent aminotransferase family protein, protein MKDYQSVADVVAGAIQSGSLRPGDRLPPQREFARRHGIANSTATRVYQELARRGLTVGEVGRGTFVRATHAGSGVSAPALTEPAVGRIDLELNYPTTPEQSTLLSAGLRGLLSPDALGHALRPVGASGVPAAQESAAGILVRGDWHPDPARILFAGNGRQAISAVITALVPPGGRLGVEELTYPFVKAVAARLGITLVPLPMDDHGLVPEAVAEAHAMSPLHAVYVQPRLHNPLSLTMPQQRVEQLTEVLLRLDLFAIEDAIWAFLRDELPPLAAYAPERTVLIDSLSKRLAPGLTLGFAVAPATVTSAITAALRSGGWTPMRFALEAAHRWQQDGTVRKLVAAKQREAAARQEIAARQLAGFTVRSHPCSYHCWWQLPRQWRADTFVAAAARHGIGVVPAAAFTVGDSHAPNAVRVGLATPRPDILSQALGTLAELGRSAPEDLVTD, encoded by the coding sequence ATGAAGGACTATCAGAGCGTCGCGGACGTGGTGGCCGGGGCGATCCAGTCCGGTTCCCTCCGACCCGGTGACCGCCTCCCCCCGCAGCGCGAGTTCGCACGGCGGCACGGCATCGCCAACTCCACCGCCACGCGCGTATACCAGGAACTGGCCCGCCGTGGCCTGACAGTGGGCGAGGTAGGACGCGGGACCTTCGTACGCGCGACGCACGCGGGCTCCGGTGTCTCCGCTCCCGCCCTCACGGAGCCGGCGGTCGGCCGGATCGACCTGGAGCTCAACTACCCGACCACCCCCGAGCAGAGCACCCTGCTTTCAGCAGGACTACGCGGCCTGCTGAGCCCCGACGCCCTCGGGCACGCCTTGAGGCCAGTAGGCGCTTCCGGTGTGCCCGCCGCCCAGGAATCCGCCGCCGGCATCCTCGTCCGTGGCGACTGGCACCCCGACCCCGCGCGAATCCTTTTCGCGGGCAACGGACGGCAGGCCATCTCGGCCGTCATCACCGCCCTCGTACCGCCAGGCGGGCGTCTCGGCGTGGAAGAGCTCACCTACCCGTTCGTCAAGGCGGTAGCCGCCAGACTCGGCATCACTCTCGTCCCTCTGCCCATGGACGACCATGGACTCGTCCCAGAGGCGGTGGCGGAGGCCCACGCCATGTCCCCCCTGCACGCCGTCTACGTCCAGCCGAGACTGCACAACCCCCTCTCGCTGACGATGCCCCAGCAACGCGTCGAGCAGCTGACCGAAGTCCTGCTGAGGCTCGACCTCTTCGCGATCGAGGACGCCATCTGGGCGTTCCTGCGCGACGAACTGCCGCCGCTGGCTGCCTACGCCCCCGAGCGGACCGTCCTCATCGACAGCCTGTCCAAACGCCTCGCCCCCGGCCTGACCCTCGGCTTCGCCGTGGCACCCGCCACCGTGACCAGTGCGATCACTGCCGCCCTGCGGTCGGGCGGCTGGACCCCCATGCGTTTCGCCCTCGAGGCCGCCCACCGCTGGCAGCAGGACGGAACCGTGAGGAAACTGGTGGCCGCCAAGCAGCGGGAAGCGGCGGCACGGCAGGAGATCGCGGCCCGCCAGCTCGCCGGTTTCACCGTACGAAGCCATCCGTGCTCCTACCACTGCTGGTGGCAACTGCCCCGTCAATGGCGCGCGGACACCTTCGTCGCGGCCGCCGCACGGCACGGCATCGGGGTAGTACCCGCCGCCGCCTTCACCGTCGGCGACAGTCACGCCCCCAACGCCGTGCGCGTGGGCCTAGCCACTCCACGGCCTGACATCCTGTCTCAGGCGCTCGGCACGCTCGCCGAACTCGGCCGGTCCGCCCCGGAAGACCTCGTCACCGACTGA
- a CDS encoding LysE family translocator, whose amino-acid sequence MLGVTVVALGMVLTPGPNMIYLVSRSITQGRRAGMISLGGVALGFVVYLVATSVGLTVIFTAVPELYIAVKLAGAAYLAYLAWNALKPGGLSVFDPQDVPHDSPRKLFTMGLMTNLLNPKIAIMYLSLMPQFVDLDNGHVLLQGLVLGSIQIMVSVAVNLTIVLAAATIAAFLSRRPSWLRVQRYLMGTVLGALAVSLAVDTSAPVGPS is encoded by the coding sequence ATGCTCGGTGTGACGGTGGTGGCGCTCGGTATGGTGCTCACCCCCGGCCCGAACATGATCTATCTCGTCTCCCGCAGTATCACCCAGGGCAGGCGGGCCGGGATGATCTCTCTCGGCGGTGTGGCTCTGGGTTTCGTGGTGTATCTGGTCGCCACGAGCGTGGGCCTGACGGTCATCTTCACCGCCGTGCCCGAGCTGTACATCGCGGTGAAGCTGGCCGGCGCCGCCTACCTCGCATATCTGGCCTGGAACGCGCTGAAGCCGGGCGGCCTTTCCGTCTTCGACCCGCAGGACGTGCCGCACGACTCGCCGCGCAAGCTGTTCACCATGGGGCTGATGACGAACCTGCTCAACCCGAAGATCGCCATCATGTACCTGTCGCTCATGCCCCAGTTCGTCGATCTCGACAACGGCCACGTCCTCCTCCAGGGCCTCGTCCTCGGCTCCATCCAGATCATGGTGAGTGTGGCGGTGAACCTGACCATCGTGCTCGCCGCCGCCACGATCGCCGCCTTCCTGTCCCGCCGCCCCTCCTGGCTGAGGGTGCAGCGCTACTTGATGGGCACGGTGCTCGGCGCCCTCGCCGTCTCCCTGGCCGTCGACACATCGGCTCCGGTCGGACCGAGTTGA
- a CDS encoding zinc-binding dehydrogenase, whose product MRALLVDRSAPAGLRLGPAPDPRPAPHQALIRVTATSLNYGEVRFALRDAPEGAVLGWDAAGVVLEAAADGSGPAAGTPVVTLGVDGAWAELRAVDTAWIGTARAGSDPGAVSTVPVAGTSALRALHRLGPVLGRRVLITGATGGTGRYAVQLARRAGAYVIASTGNPRKHGEVLLAQGAHEVVAGPGDIADPVHGIVDMVGGPQLVEYFALLTQGGTLVAVGHAAHEGESFPYGALFGDGGRHDRSLVTFSLPACTGLAPDLGWLADEVALGRLDPNISWRGGWDRAADAVDALLNRRLHGKAVLEIS is encoded by the coding sequence ATGCGTGCGCTTCTCGTCGACCGTTCCGCACCGGCCGGGCTGCGACTCGGTCCGGCTCCCGATCCCCGCCCCGCTCCCCATCAGGCACTGATACGGGTCACGGCTACTTCCCTCAACTACGGCGAGGTCAGGTTCGCCTTGCGGGACGCTCCCGAGGGCGCCGTGCTCGGATGGGATGCGGCGGGAGTGGTGCTCGAGGCCGCCGCCGACGGATCCGGCCCGGCGGCCGGAACGCCCGTGGTCACTCTCGGTGTCGACGGTGCCTGGGCGGAATTGCGCGCCGTCGACACCGCTTGGATCGGCACCGCCCGAGCCGGATCAGATCCAGGAGCCGTCAGCACGGTCCCCGTAGCGGGGACCAGCGCCCTCCGAGCCCTGCACCGCCTCGGCCCGGTCCTGGGCAGACGTGTCCTGATCACGGGTGCCACGGGCGGCACCGGACGCTACGCCGTTCAGCTCGCCCGGCGCGCCGGTGCGTATGTCATCGCTTCCACCGGTAACCCTCGCAAGCACGGGGAGGTTCTGTTGGCTCAGGGGGCGCATGAGGTGGTCGCCGGGCCGGGTGACATCGCCGATCCGGTGCACGGCATCGTGGACATGGTGGGAGGACCGCAACTCGTCGAGTACTTCGCCTTGTTGACGCAGGGTGGCACCCTGGTCGCGGTGGGGCACGCCGCGCACGAGGGGGAGTCGTTTCCCTACGGTGCCCTGTTCGGCGACGGCGGGCGGCACGACCGTTCCCTCGTCACCTTCTCGCTGCCGGCCTGTACGGGACTGGCGCCGGACCTGGGGTGGCTCGCGGACGAGGTGGCCCTGGGCCGACTCGACCCGAACATCTCCTGGCGCGGCGGCTGGGACAGAGCGGCAGACGCCGTCGACGCCCTGCTGAACCGCCGTCTTCACGGCAAGGCCGTCCTGGAGATCTCCTGA
- a CDS encoding DUF6010 family protein: MNLVSPVIVGIIYCLLMSLIKEPHRRRFNAIMVGGAGAAYLSGGGFGPWELPFVALTAYVAYRGLDSWAFIGVGWLLHTAWDMAHHLKGNPILPFHHDASLACAICDPVIALWCFRGGPSLVALVRRRFRPGRTADHAYDHVSAPS; encoded by the coding sequence ATGAACCTTGTGTCACCAGTGATCGTCGGCATCATCTACTGCCTGCTGATGTCCCTGATCAAAGAACCGCACCGACGCCGCTTCAACGCGATCATGGTGGGCGGAGCCGGCGCCGCCTATCTGAGCGGGGGCGGTTTCGGACCGTGGGAGCTCCCATTCGTCGCACTCACGGCCTACGTCGCCTACCGCGGCCTGGACTCCTGGGCCTTCATCGGCGTCGGCTGGCTGCTCCACACGGCCTGGGACATGGCCCATCACCTCAAGGGCAATCCGATCCTGCCGTTCCACCACGACGCATCTCTGGCCTGTGCCATCTGTGATCCGGTCATCGCCCTGTGGTGCTTCCGCGGAGGCCCTTCCCTGGTCGCGCTCGTCCGCCGCCGGTTCCGGCCCGGCCGGACAGCGGACCACGCGTACGATCACGTCTCCGCCCCCTCCTGA
- a CDS encoding DJ-1/PfpI family protein, translated as MHTQVVLFDGFDPLDAIAPFEVLHAGGSATDGAVTVELVTAEGPREVVSGIGGLTLRAVGALDLERADMLVVPGASGRLGEPGEAREEEVGAGERKQDEFIPVLLGRTLTTELPALLGQAMDDPDITVATVCGGSLVLAMAGLLRGRHVTTHHMGLDMLETTGAHAIRARIVDDGDLITGAGVTSGLDLGLYLLEREVGPRVAHAVEELISHERRGTVWRAQGPTPTPL; from the coding sequence ATGCACACCCAGGTCGTCCTGTTCGATGGCTTCGACCCGCTCGATGCCATCGCCCCCTTCGAGGTCCTGCACGCCGGCGGCTCGGCGACGGACGGCGCGGTGACCGTCGAGCTGGTCACCGCGGAGGGCCCTCGTGAGGTCGTCAGCGGCATCGGAGGACTGACGCTGCGCGCCGTCGGCGCCCTCGACCTGGAGCGCGCCGACATGCTTGTGGTACCCGGCGCCTCCGGCCGCCTGGGCGAACCCGGCGAGGCCCGGGAAGAAGAGGTGGGCGCCGGCGAGCGGAAGCAGGACGAGTTCATCCCGGTGCTGCTGGGCCGCACGCTGACCACCGAGCTCCCTGCGCTCCTCGGGCAGGCAATGGACGACCCGGACATCACCGTCGCCACCGTCTGCGGCGGCTCGCTCGTCCTGGCCATGGCCGGCCTGCTGCGGGGACGTCACGTCACCACCCACCACATGGGCCTCGACATGCTGGAGACCACCGGCGCCCACGCGATCCGCGCCCGCATCGTGGACGACGGCGACCTGATCACCGGCGCCGGCGTGACCTCCGGTCTCGATCTGGGTCTGTACCTACTGGAGCGCGAGGTGGGCCCCCGCGTCGCGCACGCCGTCGAAGAACTCATCTCCCACGAGCGGCGCGGCACCGTCTGGCGCGCACAGGGTCCGACGCCCACCCCCCTCTGA
- a CDS encoding GlxA family transcriptional regulator, whose protein sequence is MHTVAVLALDQVIPFDLSTPIEVFSRTRLPDGRSGYQVRVCAERDEVDAGAFTLRAPWGLEGLQGADTIIVPGVADLGASLPPAVHDALRSAAADGTRIASICVGAFPLADTGLLDGLRVTTHWRAAGLLAAAHPDLDVDPGVLYVDNGQLLTSAGAAAGMDLCLHLIRRDYGSAVAADAARLSVMPLEREGGQAQFIVHDHAPTPRGSELETLLTWLQENLARDFTLADIAERAGTSTRTLIRRFRDQTGTTPLQWLHRARIRQAQHLLETTEHSVERIGSQVGFGSPTTFRDRFKRTTGVSPQTYRRTFS, encoded by the coding sequence ATGCATACGGTTGCCGTGCTCGCGTTGGATCAGGTGATCCCGTTCGACCTGTCCACTCCGATCGAGGTCTTCTCCCGGACCCGCCTGCCCGACGGGCGGTCCGGCTACCAGGTACGGGTGTGCGCCGAGCGCGACGAGGTCGACGCCGGAGCCTTCACCCTGCGGGCCCCCTGGGGTCTTGAGGGCCTTCAGGGTGCGGACACGATCATCGTGCCGGGCGTCGCCGATCTTGGTGCCTCACTCCCTCCCGCCGTGCACGATGCGCTGCGGTCGGCCGCTGCCGACGGCACCCGGATCGCCTCCATCTGCGTGGGCGCCTTCCCCCTGGCTGACACCGGGCTCCTCGACGGACTGCGCGTCACGACCCACTGGCGCGCGGCCGGTCTGCTGGCTGCCGCCCACCCGGACCTCGACGTCGACCCGGGCGTCCTCTACGTCGACAACGGCCAGTTGCTCACCTCGGCCGGCGCCGCGGCGGGCATGGACCTGTGTCTGCACCTGATCCGCCGTGACTACGGCTCGGCCGTCGCCGCCGACGCCGCCCGCCTGTCCGTGATGCCTCTCGAACGAGAGGGCGGACAGGCGCAGTTCATCGTCCACGACCACGCACCCACACCGCGGGGCTCCGAGCTTGAGACGCTGCTCACCTGGCTACAGGAAAACCTGGCCCGCGACTTCACCCTCGCCGACATCGCCGAGCGGGCCGGAACCAGCACCCGCACCCTGATCCGCCGCTTCCGCGACCAGACCGGCACCACGCCGCTCCAGTGGCTCCACCGGGCCCGTATCCGCCAGGCACAGCACTTGCTGGAAACCACGGAGCACTCCGTGGAGCGCATCGGCAGCCAGGTCGGATTCGGCTCACCCACCACCTTCCGTGACCGCTTCAAACGCACCACCGGCGTCAGCCCGCAGACCTACCGGCGCACGTTCAGTTGA
- a CDS encoding IS5 family transposase (programmed frameshift), which yields MVGPGVPLTDAQWARIEPLLPDRTPRRGGRWRDHRQVIDAIAWKFQTGSQWIHLPEKYGNWRGVYNRLRMWAIDGTWERVFTALVAQADADDDLNWAVSVDSTIVRAHQHAAGARKKGPQQANANHAIGRSRGGLTTKIHLASDAQCRPLAFVLTAGQAGDAPAFAHVMTRLRVPRRRGRPRTRPDVVLADKAYSSRAIREHLRKRGIRAVIPVPADQRGHRLRRGSRGGRPPAFDREAYKQRNTVERCINRLKQWRGIATRYEKTATIYLAGLHIAGIFLWSAR from the exons ATCGTTGGTCCGGGTGTGCCGTTGACTGACGCGCAGTGGGCGCGGATCGAACCCTTGCTCCCGGACCGGACACCGCGGCGTGGTGGCCGGTGGCGGGATCACCGCCAGGTGATCGACGCGATCGCCTGGAAGTTCCAGACGGGATCGCAGTGGATCCACCTCCCCGAGAAGTACGGCAACTGGCGAGGCGTCTACAACCGGCTGCGGATGTGGGCCATCGACGGCACCTGGGAACGGGTGTTCACCGCGCTGGTCGCACAGGCCGATGCCGATGACGACCTCAACTGGGCTGTCTCGGTGGACTCCACCATCGTGCGCGCACACCAACACGCGGCCGGGGCCCGCAAAAAGGGGCCCCAGCAGGCGAAC GCAAACCACGCCATCGGCCGGTCCCGCGGCGGACTGACCACAAAGATTCACCTGGCCTCCGATGCCCAATGCCGGCCACTGGCCTTCGTGCTCACCGCCGGACAGGCCGGTGACGCACCCGCCTTCGCTCACGTCATGACTCGCCTTCGCGTTCCTCGACGGCGCGGACGGCCCCGCACCAGGCCGGACGTGGTCCTGGCCGATAAGGCGTACTCCTCCCGCGCGATCCGTGAACACCTGCGCAAGCGCGGTATCCGGGCGGTCATCCCCGTGCCGGCCGATCAGCGCGGCCACCGGCTGCGGCGCGGCAGCCGGGGCGGCAGGCCACCCGCCTTCGACCGCGAGGCGTACAAGCAGCGCAACACCGTCGAACGCTGCATCAACCGCTTGAAACAGTGGCGAGGCATCGCCACCCGCTACGAGAAGACCGCGACCATCTACCTGGCCGGACTTCACATCGCAGGCATCTTTCTGTGGTCTGCCCGCTGA
- a CDS encoding alpha/beta fold hydrolase, whose protein sequence is MEQTIQKRVSVGGGSWVTVDVHGDPGAPGLVLLPGVMSDARAWRHVASAISTWPSVMVVNRRGRTPSGPLTDTYSLRTEVEDLDALLDAFPGTSAVFGWSYGGLIALLAANERPLGRLIAYEPVMRPFGRHALPDLKAARENEDWDATVDIVNRKITGLDPARVKALRADRQVWEALCRLSEPLYDETLAVNEPLPDALARKADHVDLIVGGANRSTAPYGTAFDDVCHRVPAATVHELSAQGHLVHLEAPEELARLIDRLST, encoded by the coding sequence ATGGAGCAAACGATTCAGAAAAGAGTGTCGGTCGGTGGCGGCAGCTGGGTCACGGTCGACGTGCACGGCGATCCCGGCGCCCCGGGCCTCGTCCTCCTCCCGGGCGTGATGAGCGACGCACGCGCGTGGCGCCACGTCGCCTCGGCCATCAGCACGTGGCCGTCCGTCATGGTCGTCAACCGCCGGGGACGCACCCCCTCAGGGCCCCTGACCGACACCTACTCTCTGCGCACCGAGGTCGAGGACCTGGACGCCCTCCTCGACGCCTTCCCCGGAACATCGGCGGTCTTCGGCTGGAGCTACGGAGGGCTGATCGCGCTGCTCGCCGCCAACGAGCGCCCCCTGGGCAGACTGATCGCCTACGAGCCCGTGATGCGTCCCTTCGGCCGTCACGCCCTGCCCGATCTCAAGGCCGCGCGGGAGAACGAAGACTGGGACGCGACCGTCGACATCGTCAACCGGAAGATCACCGGCCTGGACCCGGCGCGGGTGAAGGCCCTACGGGCGGACCGCCAGGTGTGGGAGGCCCTTTGTCGCCTGAGCGAGCCACTGTACGACGAGACGCTGGCCGTGAACGAACCGCTGCCCGACGCCCTGGCCCGCAAGGCGGACCACGTCGATCTGATCGTCGGCGGCGCGAACCGGAGCACCGCTCCGTACGGGACGGCCTTCGACGACGTCTGTCACCGTGTCCCCGCTGCCACCGTCCACGAACTTTCGGCCCAGGGCCACCTCGTCCACCTGGAAGCCCCCGAAGAACTCGCCCGCCTGATCGACAGGCTGAGCACGTAG
- a CDS encoding TetR/AcrR family transcriptional regulator: protein MEQRQRGRPRAFNRDHVILESARLFWRSGYSGTSTRDLTAALGLSTSSLYAAFGSKAGLFEEAVRTYAERYREIYARAVAEGDVHAVVERVLVESVDEFSRPSNTHPGCLLSSAVMTDSTNTLDASAYFAELQNANERTLRERIDRAIRDGDLAADTDAASLTGLVQSIWHGLSLRARLGAPREELLATVRLTQDLIRKLAP, encoded by the coding sequence GTGGAACAACGACAGCGAGGACGCCCCAGGGCCTTCAACCGGGATCACGTGATCCTCGAGTCCGCCCGCCTGTTCTGGCGCAGCGGCTATTCAGGCACCTCGACGCGCGACCTGACCGCTGCCCTGGGGCTGTCGACATCGAGCCTCTACGCCGCGTTCGGCAGCAAGGCCGGGCTGTTCGAGGAGGCCGTGCGGACCTACGCAGAGCGTTACCGGGAGATCTACGCGCGGGCCGTTGCGGAAGGGGACGTCCACGCCGTCGTCGAGCGCGTCCTCGTCGAGTCGGTCGACGAGTTCAGTCGGCCGAGCAACACCCACCCGGGCTGCCTTCTCAGCAGCGCCGTGATGACGGACAGCACGAACACGCTCGACGCGAGCGCCTACTTCGCCGAACTCCAGAACGCGAACGAACGGACCCTGCGGGAGCGCATCGACCGAGCGATCCGGGACGGCGACCTGGCCGCGGACACCGACGCGGCGTCCCTCACCGGACTCGTCCAGTCCATCTGGCATGGACTGTCGCTCCGCGCCCGGCTCGGCGCCCCCCGCGAGGAGCTGCTCGCGACGGTACGGCTCACCCAGGACCTGATCCGCAAGCTCGCCCCGTGA
- a CDS encoding SDR family NAD(P)-dependent oxidoreductase, with protein sequence MTRTLALITGASSGIGAAYARLLADDHDLVLVARRADRLADLAEELRAGGAAVEVLPADLMTHDGINHVTGRLAAGDVGMLINNAGAGGYAPLTDVEPADINRLLTLNAVAPIQLVRAALPGMLAAGTGSIITVASLLAFSAGVTDPRAPRRTLYVAAKAATLSFTRTLAAEIADTPLRVQVVCPGVVATEWNGGAGHDIPWAMSPEDVASASLTGLRLGETICAPGLEDQDSALDILLAAEAAFVTGGNQPSLAARYAQASA encoded by the coding sequence ATGACTCGCACCCTTGCTCTGATCACTGGCGCCTCCTCCGGCATCGGCGCTGCTTACGCCCGGCTACTCGCGGACGACCACGACCTCGTCCTGGTGGCGCGGCGCGCCGACCGGCTCGCCGACCTCGCCGAGGAACTCCGCGCCGGTGGGGCAGCCGTCGAGGTGCTGCCCGCCGACCTCATGACCCACGACGGCATCAACCACGTCACCGGCCGCCTGGCTGCCGGTGACGTAGGCATGCTGATCAACAACGCCGGTGCCGGCGGCTATGCGCCGCTGACCGATGTCGAGCCGGCCGACATCAACCGTCTGCTCACCCTCAACGCCGTGGCCCCCATTCAGCTGGTCCGCGCTGCGCTTCCCGGAATGCTCGCGGCAGGCACGGGCTCGATCATCACCGTCGCCTCGCTGCTCGCCTTCAGCGCGGGCGTCACGGACCCGCGAGCGCCTCGGCGCACCCTGTACGTCGCCGCGAAGGCCGCCACCCTGAGCTTCACCCGCACGCTCGCGGCCGAGATCGCCGACACCCCGCTCCGGGTCCAGGTCGTGTGCCCCGGCGTCGTAGCGACGGAATGGAACGGCGGCGCCGGCCACGACATCCCTTGGGCGATGTCGCCCGAGGACGTCGCGTCAGCCAGCCTGACCGGCCTACGCCTCGGCGAAACCATCTGCGCACCCGGTCTGGAGGACCAGGACTCGGCCCTGGATATCCTGCTCGCCGCAGAGGCCGCGTTCGTCACAGGCGGCAACCAGCCCTCACTTGCGGCCCGCTACGCGCAAGCGAGCGCTTAG
- a CDS encoding MarR family winged helix-turn-helix transcriptional regulator, with translation MTGNDEDPVGAGALDRVTWALRRAELAVQTLKERRLRPLGLAASHYTLLISVHSEPGLTGAELARRLNVTPQAVASLVARLESRGQVERREHPRHRHVQELHLTEAGRETLRAADKAIADIELRIIEGLGLKESAQLRGLLDQVADVAREA, from the coding sequence GTGACAGGAAACGATGAGGACCCCGTCGGGGCCGGTGCTCTTGACCGGGTCACCTGGGCGTTGCGCCGCGCGGAACTGGCTGTGCAGACACTCAAGGAGCGGCGGTTGCGCCCGCTGGGGCTGGCGGCCTCGCACTACACGCTCCTGATCTCGGTGCACTCCGAGCCGGGACTTACCGGCGCCGAGCTGGCCCGCCGACTCAACGTCACCCCTCAAGCCGTGGCCTCACTCGTGGCGCGGCTGGAGAGCCGTGGGCAGGTGGAACGACGCGAGCACCCGCGCCACCGGCACGTGCAGGAGCTGCACCTCACCGAGGCCGGGCGAGAGACGTTGCGCGCGGCCGACAAAGCGATCGCCGACATCGAGCTGCGGATCATCGAGGGTCTCGGCCTGAAGGAGTCAGCCCAGCTGCGGGGGCTGCTCGACCAGGTGGCCGACGTGGCCCGGGAAGCATGA